In the genome of Carassius carassius chromosome 47, fCarCar2.1, whole genome shotgun sequence, one region contains:
- the hnrnph1l gene encoding heterogeneous nuclear ribonucleoprotein H1, like isoform X1 codes for MADDEGFVVRVRGLPWSCSVEEVSRFFSGCKIANNGTAIHFTYTREGRPSGEAFVELVSEEDLKFAVKKDRETMGHRYVEVFKSNNVEMDWVMKHTGPNCPETEGDGLVRLRGLPFGCSKEEIVQFFSGLEIVPNGITLPVDFQGRSTGEAFVQFASQEIAEKALKKHKERIGHRYIEIFKSSRAEVRTHYEPPRKGMGMQRPGPYDRPSGGGRGYNGMSRGGSFDRVRRGGYSGGASDGRYGDGGNFQSTTGHCVHMRGLPYRAAEPDIYNFFSPLNPVRVHIEIGPDGRVTGEADVEFATHEDAVAAMSKDKANMQHRYVELFLNSTAGSSNGGYGGQMMGGMGSRSSVQMVPLQSYKRNQSSYGHGGQQMGGGYTGGYSNQGGYNDYNSQGGMNNSYYGSSRGSVSMNGMGGGWGM; via the exons ATGGCTGATGATGAAGGGTTTGTCGTCCGTGTTCGGGGTTTGCCTTGGTCGTGCTCTGTAGAAGAAGTGTCCAGGTTTTTTTCAG GCTGCAAAATTGCCAACAATGGAACAGCCATCCACTTTACATACACACGCGAAGGCAGACCGAGTGGAGAAGCATTTGTGGAGTTGGTTTCAGAGGAAGACCTGAAATTTGCCGTcaaaaaagacagagaaacaatggggcATAGATATGTGGAAG TATTCAAATCAAACAATGTGGAAATGGACTGGGTTATGAAGCACACTGGTCCAAACTGTCCAGAGACCGAGGGAGATGGACTGGTCAGATTGCGTGGGCTTCCTTTTGGATGTAGCAAGGAAGAGATTGTGCAGTTTTTCTCAG GGTTGGAAATCGTGCCAAATGGGATAACATTGCCGGTGGACTTCCAGGGGAGGAGTACGGGGGAGGCCTTCGTGCAGTTTGCTTCACAGGAAATAGCTGAAAAGGCTCTAAAGAAACACAAGGAAAGAATAGGGCACAG GTATATTGAAATCTTTAAGAGCAGCCGAGCTGAAGTGCGGACACATTATGAACCCCCACGTAAAGGCATGGGCATGCAGAGACCCGGGCCTTACGACCGGCCCAGCGGAGGAGGCCGAGGCTACAATGGCATGAGTCGTGGGGGGTCCTTTGATCGGGTGCGACGTGGTGGGTACAGTGGAG GAGCCTCAGATGGACGTTATGGTGATGGTGGTAATTTTCAGAGTACCACAGGACATTGTGTTCATATGAGGGGGCTCCCTTACCGGGCAGCAGAGCCTGACATCTACAAT TTTTTCTCTCCTCTGAACCCGGTGCGTGTGCACATTGAGATTGGGCCAGATGGGCGGGTAACAGGTGAAGCTGACGTGGAATTTGCAACACATGAAGATGCAGTGGCTGCAATGTCAAAGGACAAAGCAAACATGC AACACCGTTATGTGGAGTTATTCTTAAACTCCACAGCAGGGAGCAGTAATGGGGGCTACGGCGGGCAGATGATGGGGGGAATGG GAAGTCGTTCGTCAGTCCAGATGGTCCCACTCCAGTCTTACAAAA GAAACCAGTCGTCTTATGGACATGGAGGGCAGCAGATGGGTGGAGGCTACACTGGAGGATACAGCAACCAGGGAGGCTACAATGACTACA ATAGCCAGGGTGGAATGAACAACAGTTATTATGGCAGCAGCCGTGGATCAGTCAGCATGAATGGCATGGGAGGGGGCTGGGGCATGTAG
- the hnrnph1l gene encoding heterogeneous nuclear ribonucleoprotein H1, like isoform X2 yields MADDEGFVVRVRGLPWSCSVEEVSRFFSGCKIANNGTAIHFTYTREGRPSGEAFVELVSEEDLKFAVKKDRETMGHRYVEVFKSNNVEMDWVMKHTGPNCPETEGDGLVRLRGLPFGCSKEEIVQFFSGLEIVPNGITLPVDFQGRSTGEAFVQFASQEIAEKALKKHKERIGHRYIEIFKSSRAEVRTHYEPPRKGMGMQRPGPYDRPSGGGRGYNGMSRGGSFDRVRRGGYSGGASDGRYGDGGNFQSTTGHCVHMRGLPYRAAEPDIYNFFSPLNPVRVHIEIGPDGRVTGEADVEFATHEDAVAAMSKDKANMQHRYVELFLNSTAGSSNGGYGGQMMGGMGNQSSYGHGGQQMGGGYTGGYSNQGGYNDYNSQGGMNNSYYGSSRGSVSMNGMGGGWGM; encoded by the exons ATGGCTGATGATGAAGGGTTTGTCGTCCGTGTTCGGGGTTTGCCTTGGTCGTGCTCTGTAGAAGAAGTGTCCAGGTTTTTTTCAG GCTGCAAAATTGCCAACAATGGAACAGCCATCCACTTTACATACACACGCGAAGGCAGACCGAGTGGAGAAGCATTTGTGGAGTTGGTTTCAGAGGAAGACCTGAAATTTGCCGTcaaaaaagacagagaaacaatggggcATAGATATGTGGAAG TATTCAAATCAAACAATGTGGAAATGGACTGGGTTATGAAGCACACTGGTCCAAACTGTCCAGAGACCGAGGGAGATGGACTGGTCAGATTGCGTGGGCTTCCTTTTGGATGTAGCAAGGAAGAGATTGTGCAGTTTTTCTCAG GGTTGGAAATCGTGCCAAATGGGATAACATTGCCGGTGGACTTCCAGGGGAGGAGTACGGGGGAGGCCTTCGTGCAGTTTGCTTCACAGGAAATAGCTGAAAAGGCTCTAAAGAAACACAAGGAAAGAATAGGGCACAG GTATATTGAAATCTTTAAGAGCAGCCGAGCTGAAGTGCGGACACATTATGAACCCCCACGTAAAGGCATGGGCATGCAGAGACCCGGGCCTTACGACCGGCCCAGCGGAGGAGGCCGAGGCTACAATGGCATGAGTCGTGGGGGGTCCTTTGATCGGGTGCGACGTGGTGGGTACAGTGGAG GAGCCTCAGATGGACGTTATGGTGATGGTGGTAATTTTCAGAGTACCACAGGACATTGTGTTCATATGAGGGGGCTCCCTTACCGGGCAGCAGAGCCTGACATCTACAAT TTTTTCTCTCCTCTGAACCCGGTGCGTGTGCACATTGAGATTGGGCCAGATGGGCGGGTAACAGGTGAAGCTGACGTGGAATTTGCAACACATGAAGATGCAGTGGCTGCAATGTCAAAGGACAAAGCAAACATGC AACACCGTTATGTGGAGTTATTCTTAAACTCCACAGCAGGGAGCAGTAATGGGGGCTACGGCGGGCAGATGATGGGGGGAATGG GAAACCAGTCGTCTTATGGACATGGAGGGCAGCAGATGGGTGGAGGCTACACTGGAGGATACAGCAACCAGGGAGGCTACAATGACTACA ATAGCCAGGGTGGAATGAACAACAGTTATTATGGCAGCAGCCGTGGATCAGTCAGCATGAATGGCATGGGAGGGGGCTGGGGCATGTAG
- the hbegfb gene encoding heparin-binding EGF-like growth factor b translates to MYTLRIAIFLLCCLVLLKVCSGASVDRYESAKPRTTVGNLFHTLEKINTTQHQVDSGTIVDEDDDDYDEDVDLSDDYDSNQPRVAFSTKPKHPSVIPITEKKTKKGKRKGKGRKKNPCLEEYKDFCIHGECQHLKELNTHSCVCKAGYSGERCHIFTLPVGKEEQRYSRTTALAVIAVVLSLMCLAIIAILLALRYHKKDDADVEREEKVKLQATSLQK, encoded by the exons ATGTATACGTTACGAATCGCGATATTTCTCCTCTGTTGTCTCG TGTTACTCAAGGTGTGCAGTGGCGCCTCTGTGGACAGGTATGAGAGTGCAAAACCCAGAACAACAGTGGGCAACCTCTTTCACACCCTAGAGAAAATAAACACAACCCAGCACCAGGTGGACAGTGGGACTATTgtggatgaagatgatgatgattacGATGAAGATGTTGATCTATCTGATGATTATGACTCTAACCAGCCAAGAG TGGCATTTTCCACCAAACCCAAACATCCATCAGTGATTCCCATTACAGAGAAGAAGACAAAAAAAGGGAAAAGGAAGGGCAAAGGAAGAAAGAAGAACCCCTGCCTGGAGGAATACAAAGATTTCTGCATTCACGGAGAGTGTCAGCATCTGAAGGAGTTGAACACTCATTCTTGTGT TTGTAAAGCAGGATACTCAGGAGAGAGATGCCATATATTTACCCTACCAGTTGGTAAGGAGGAACAGCGTTACAGCCGGACCACAGCTCTAGCGGTCATAGCTGTGGTCCTGTCCCTCATGTGTCTCGCAATCATCGCTATTCTGCTGGCCCTAAG GTACCACAAAAAAGATGATGCTGAtgtagaaagagaagaaaaggtcAAACTCCAGGCAACGTCATTACAGAAGTGA